Proteins encoded within one genomic window of Platichthys flesus chromosome 13, fPlaFle2.1, whole genome shotgun sequence:
- the dnajb2 gene encoding dnaJ homolog subfamily B member 2 isoform X2: protein MVDYYDVLGVSKTASQEDIKKAYRKQALKWHPDKNPDNKEEAEKKFKEVAEAYEVLSDKSKRAEYDGFGNNRMGHTGPSSSDFSSDFPFTHTFRSPDEVFREFFAGQDPFAFFDDFSSFGSSSSRLGPGRFFSFPSTKVDFTSFSSSLGGLDGMDSMGGGMSNFRSVSTSTRIINGKSTTTKKIKENGQERVEIEEDGVLKSVLINGMKDEIAFALELSRRQGKSHPSPQKAKLPNRSPAMSDRPCPSRQPEATHRSFSSAPFYNLAGTVGATELEEDDEDLQMALAYSLSELEAKQRAAPSDFISDADFEAFTG, encoded by the exons GTACAGAAAACAGGCTCTGAAATGGCATCCTGACAAAAATCCAGACAAcaaggaggaagcagagaagaagTTCAAAGAAGTTGCTGAGGCCTATGAAGTTCTGTCTGACA AGAGTAAACGTGCTGAGTATGACGGATTTGGAAACAACAGAATGggacacacag GTCCCTCCAGCTCGGACTTTTCGTCAGATTTCccattcacccacacattcCGTAGCCCAGATGAGGTATTCCGAGAATTCTTTGCTGGCCAGGATCCTTTTGCTTTTTTTG ATGACTTCTCATCGTTTGGAAGCTCATCCTCTCGTCTCGGCCCCGGTCGATTCTTCTCTTTCCCTTCAACCAAAG TTGATTTCACCTCGTTCTCCTCTTCGTTGGGGGGCCTGGATGGGATGGACAGCATGGGTGGAGGGATGAGCAACTTCAGATCAGTCTCTACCTCCACTCGCATCATAAATGGCAAGAGCACCACAACCAAGAA GATAAAGGAAAATGGGCAGGAGAGAGTAGAAATTGAGGAGGATGGGGTGTTAAAGAGTGTCCTAATTAATG GCATGAAAGATGAAATAGCTTTTGCTTTAGAGCTAAGCCGACGACAGGGAAAGTCCCATCCCTCCCCTCAGAAGGCAAAGCTCCCAAACAGATCGCCTGCCATGTCCGACAGACCCTGTCCTAGCCGTCAGCCAGAGGCCACACATCGGTCATTCAGCTCTGCCCCTTTCTACAATTTAGCAGGGACTGTGGGAGCTACCGAGCTCGAGGAAGACGATGAAGACCTGCAGATGGCGTTGGCATACAGCCTGTCAGAATTGGAAGCAAAGCAAAGAGCGGCTCCTTCTGACTTCATATCAG atGCAGACTTCGAGGCTTTCACAGGCTAA
- the dnajb2 gene encoding dnaJ homolog subfamily B member 2 isoform X1 — MVDYYDVLGVSKTASQEDIKKAYRKQALKWHPDKNPDNKEEAEKKFKEVAEAYEVLSDKSKRAEYDGFGNNRMGHTGPSSSDFSSDFPFTHTFRSPDEVFREFFAGQDPFAFFDDFSSFGSSSSRLGPGRFFSFPSTKVDFTSFSSSLGGLDGMDSMGGGMSNFRSVSTSTRIINGKSTTTKKIKENGQERVEIEEDGVLKSVLINGMKDEIAFALELSRRQGKSHPSPQKAKLPNRSPAMSDRPCPSRQPEATHRSFSSAPFYNLAGTVGATELEEDDEDLQMALAYSLSELEAKQRAAPSDFISGAGGGGGVFKTKKVHVSSNVKVVTKEKDEDGQVKVGTVFEDRWVREGKETGEPVSSPESPSTAETTPLSQCSEEAHEPAPKNSDGNVKKKKKCGCILC, encoded by the exons GTACAGAAAACAGGCTCTGAAATGGCATCCTGACAAAAATCCAGACAAcaaggaggaagcagagaagaagTTCAAAGAAGTTGCTGAGGCCTATGAAGTTCTGTCTGACA AGAGTAAACGTGCTGAGTATGACGGATTTGGAAACAACAGAATGggacacacag GTCCCTCCAGCTCGGACTTTTCGTCAGATTTCccattcacccacacattcCGTAGCCCAGATGAGGTATTCCGAGAATTCTTTGCTGGCCAGGATCCTTTTGCTTTTTTTG ATGACTTCTCATCGTTTGGAAGCTCATCCTCTCGTCTCGGCCCCGGTCGATTCTTCTCTTTCCCTTCAACCAAAG TTGATTTCACCTCGTTCTCCTCTTCGTTGGGGGGCCTGGATGGGATGGACAGCATGGGTGGAGGGATGAGCAACTTCAGATCAGTCTCTACCTCCACTCGCATCATAAATGGCAAGAGCACCACAACCAAGAA GATAAAGGAAAATGGGCAGGAGAGAGTAGAAATTGAGGAGGATGGGGTGTTAAAGAGTGTCCTAATTAATG GCATGAAAGATGAAATAGCTTTTGCTTTAGAGCTAAGCCGACGACAGGGAAAGTCCCATCCCTCCCCTCAGAAGGCAAAGCTCCCAAACAGATCGCCTGCCATGTCCGACAGACCCTGTCCTAGCCGTCAGCCAGAGGCCACACATCGGTCATTCAGCTCTGCCCCTTTCTACAATTTAGCAGGGACTGTGGGAGCTACCGAGCTCGAGGAAGACGATGAAGACCTGCAGATGGCGTTGGCATACAGCCTGTCAGAATTGGAAGCAAAGCAAAGAGCGGCTCCTTCTGACTTCATATCAGGTGCTGGGGGCGGGGGTGGAGTTTTTAAGACAAAAAAGGTACACGTGTCCAGTAATGTAAAGGTTGTGACAAAGGAGAAAGATGAGGATGGGCAGGTTAAAGTAGGCACAGTATTTGAAGATAGATGGGTACGGGAGGGAAAGGAAACCGGGGAACCAGTATCCTCTCCTGAATCCCCCTCAACTGCCGAAACTACGCCGCTCAGCCAGTGCAGTGAAGAAGCACATGAACCTGCCCCAAAAAATAGTGACGGcaatgtgaaaaagaaaaaaaagtgtggcTGTATTTTGTGCTAA